From Pseudonocardia autotrophica, one genomic window encodes:
- a CDS encoding SulP family inorganic anion transporter: MRSLRGLLPTTGDYDLRPRTLRADLAAGLTVGVVALPLALAFGASAGVGPAAGLVTAVVAGIVAAVFGGSNVQVSGPTGAMAVVLAPIVAVHGAGAVALVAVLAGVLVLVAGLARLGRVVTVLPWPVVEGFTLGIACIIALQQVPAVLAVRIEPGGNTLVTALDAVGRAVAATDLTPTLWALGTVALVAAGTLLLPRLHAAIPASLVAVAVATLVAELTDAPVARIGALPDALPLPSIPAIDPGLLRELAGAALAVAALAAIESLLSARVATSMNRTAHHPDRELVGQGLASVASGLFGGMPATGAIARTAVNVRSGARTRLAAVVHALVILAVLYLATGPASAIPLAALAGVLLVTSVRMIPAATIRAVLGAGRGAALTFTVTAVVTVALDLVQAIQVGIGVAAFLALRHVARSTDVHREPLPGPAEQGDEHIALFRLEGALFFGAAERVFGTITERSVDDGVLVVILRLSRIGMLDATGARALGELIGDLEASGLTVLVKGVQGEHRTMLRRVGAIDALRHPSHLIDDLGDAVVHARSHVRRSAVAEVTEPGGTGRAHG; the protein is encoded by the coding sequence GTGAGAAGCCTGCGCGGGCTGCTCCCCACCACCGGCGACTACGACCTGCGGCCGCGCACGCTGCGCGCCGACCTGGCCGCCGGGCTGACCGTCGGCGTCGTCGCGCTCCCGCTCGCACTGGCGTTCGGCGCCAGTGCCGGGGTCGGCCCGGCGGCCGGATTGGTCACCGCGGTCGTCGCCGGGATCGTGGCGGCGGTGTTCGGCGGCTCGAACGTGCAGGTCTCCGGGCCGACCGGGGCGATGGCCGTGGTGCTCGCCCCGATCGTGGCCGTGCACGGCGCCGGGGCGGTGGCGCTGGTCGCTGTGCTCGCCGGGGTGCTCGTGCTGGTCGCCGGGCTGGCCCGGCTCGGCCGGGTGGTGACGGTCCTGCCGTGGCCGGTCGTCGAGGGCTTCACCCTCGGCATCGCCTGCATCATCGCGTTGCAGCAGGTACCCGCGGTGCTCGCGGTGCGGATCGAGCCCGGTGGCAACACGCTGGTCACCGCCCTCGACGCGGTCGGACGTGCGGTGGCCGCCACCGACCTCACCCCGACCCTGTGGGCGCTCGGCACGGTCGCGCTGGTCGCCGCCGGGACACTGCTGCTGCCGCGGCTGCACGCGGCGATCCCGGCGTCCCTGGTCGCCGTCGCCGTCGCCACCCTGGTCGCCGAGCTCACCGACGCGCCGGTCGCCCGGATCGGCGCCCTGCCCGACGCGCTGCCACTGCCGTCGATCCCGGCGATCGATCCCGGCCTGCTGCGCGAGCTGGCCGGAGCCGCGCTCGCGGTGGCCGCGCTCGCCGCGATCGAATCGCTGCTCTCGGCGCGGGTCGCCACCTCGATGAACCGCACCGCCCACCATCCCGATCGCGAGCTGGTGGGTCAGGGGCTCGCCTCGGTCGCGAGCGGGCTGTTCGGCGGGATGCCGGCCACCGGGGCGATCGCCCGCACCGCCGTGAACGTGCGATCCGGCGCGCGGACCAGGCTGGCCGCCGTCGTGCACGCACTGGTGATCCTCGCGGTGCTCTACCTCGCGACCGGCCCGGCGTCGGCGATCCCGCTGGCCGCGCTGGCCGGGGTGCTGCTGGTGACGAGCGTCCGGATGATCCCGGCGGCGACGATCCGGGCGGTGCTCGGTGCCGGGCGCGGCGCGGCACTGACGTTCACGGTGACGGCGGTGGTCACGGTCGCGCTCGACCTGGTGCAGGCGATCCAGGTCGGCATCGGGGTCGCCGCGTTCCTGGCACTGCGGCACGTCGCGCGGTCCACCGACGTGCACCGCGAGCCGCTGCCCGGGCCGGCCGAGCAGGGCGACGAGCACATCGCGCTGTTCCGGCTGGAGGGTGCGTTGTTCTTCGGCGCCGCCGAGCGGGTCTTCGGGACGATCACCGAGCGCTCGGTCGACGACGGCGTGCTCGTGGTGATCCTGCGACTGTCCCGGATCGGGATGCTGGACGCCACCGGCGCCCGCGCGCTCGGCGAGTTGATCGGCGATCTGGAGGCGTCCGGGCTCACCGTGCTGGTCAAGGGCGTGCAGGGGGAACATCGGACGATGCTGCGGCGGGTCGGTGCGATCGACGCGCTGCGCCACCCGTCGCACCTCATCGACGATCTCGGTGACGCCGTCGTGCACGCCCGTTCGCACGTGCGGCGTTCGGCCGTCGCGGAGGTGACCGAGCCGGGCGGCACCGGCCGGGCCCACGGCTGA
- a CDS encoding transcriptional regulator, with protein sequence MPEPAADARLVPLLLDPTRLRIAATLVAAGDVEFRFIRDRIGLSDSALSKQLKSLATAGLVESWREPTGPARKSWVRLTNEGRAQVSAHILALREIASGGDQR encoded by the coding sequence GTGCCTGAGCCCGCGGCGGACGCCCGGCTCGTCCCGCTGCTCCTCGATCCGACCCGGCTGCGGATCGCGGCCACCCTGGTCGCGGCGGGCGATGTCGAGTTCAGGTTCATCCGGGACCGGATCGGACTGTCGGACTCCGCACTGTCCAAACAGCTCAAGTCGCTCGCCACGGCCGGACTGGTCGAGTCGTGGCGGGAACCGACCGGGCCGGCGCGCAAGTCATGGGTCCGATTGACCAATGAGGGCCGGGCGCAGGTGAGCGCGCACATCCTGGCGCTGCGGGAGATCGCCTCCGGCGGTGATCAGCGGTGA
- a CDS encoding GNAT family N-acetyltransferase: MTGTVIRRAVEADVGAVAALLADDGIGASRESADDLDPYLAAFARVDADPSELLVVAERDGVIVGTLQLSLLPGLSRRGALRAQIEGVRIAGAARGAGLGETLLRWAVDEARRRGCVLVQLTSDTRRTEAHRLYERLGFEASHLGYKLPL, encoded by the coding sequence GTGACCGGCACCGTGATCCGGCGAGCGGTCGAGGCCGACGTCGGCGCCGTCGCGGCGCTGCTCGCCGACGACGGCATCGGCGCGAGCCGCGAGTCCGCGGACGATCTCGATCCGTACCTGGCCGCGTTCGCGAGGGTCGACGCCGACCCGTCGGAACTCCTGGTCGTCGCCGAGCGGGACGGCGTGATCGTCGGGACGCTGCAACTGTCACTACTGCCCGGACTGTCCCGCCGAGGGGCGTTGCGGGCGCAGATCGAGGGGGTCCGGATCGCCGGAGCCGCCCGCGGCGCCGGACTCGGCGAGACGCTGCTGCGATGGGCCGTGGACGAGGCCCGGCGGCGCGGGTGCGTGCTCGTGCAGCTGACCTCGGACACCCGCCGGACCGAGGCACACCGGCTCTACGAGCGACTGGGCTTCGAGGCGAGTCACCTGGGGTACAAGCTGCCGCTCTGA
- a CDS encoding HNH endonuclease signature motif containing protein → MPTGRLGTAHRLLTEAMTALEAAAGPAADADELLSVLALCEETTRRLDRTAVATIATLDRQGTFAERGYRSPELALADLLNWERAEARRRTVAAGHVRPRTALDGTILPAALPATAERFADGRIGLGHVHVIAAVLGSHAARRIDPERLTQAEARIAEHATVYNPAELRTWATRLIEALDDDDPEPDDAPPPQLNTLTVVGHRSGAGGRITGRYDDAALFDAIATAADALSAPRDGLDERRPEERRAEALAEICAHALDRGTVPDTGGRRPVISVLIGLDDLQRRARAAVLDFGGTTTPESLRMLACDAGIVPIVMNGAGQPLDVGRTRRTVPDGLRRAVTARDHGCAHPGCDRPPSWCEVHHIVPWETGGATALDNSVMLCRVHHRLMHHSEWIIRIRHGLPEFVPPRWIDPMQRPRSRPRPAGAA, encoded by the coding sequence ATGCCCACCGGCCGGCTCGGCACCGCGCACCGCCTCCTCACCGAGGCGATGACCGCGCTGGAGGCCGCCGCCGGTCCGGCCGCCGATGCCGACGAACTGCTGTCGGTACTGGCGCTGTGCGAGGAGACGACCCGCCGCCTCGACCGGACCGCCGTCGCCACGATCGCGACCCTGGACCGGCAGGGCACCTTCGCCGAGCGCGGCTACCGATCCCCCGAGCTCGCCCTGGCCGACCTGCTGAACTGGGAGCGCGCCGAGGCGCGCCGCCGCACGGTCGCCGCCGGGCACGTCCGTCCCCGCACCGCGCTGGACGGCACGATCCTGCCGGCCGCGCTCCCGGCCACCGCCGAGCGCTTCGCCGACGGCCGGATCGGGCTCGGGCACGTGCACGTCATCGCCGCCGTGCTGGGCAGCCACGCCGCCCGGCGGATCGATCCCGAGCGGCTGACCCAGGCCGAGGCCCGGATAGCCGAGCACGCCACCGTCTACAACCCGGCGGAGCTGCGCACCTGGGCCACCCGGCTGATCGAGGCACTCGACGACGACGACCCCGAGCCCGACGACGCACCGCCACCACAGCTCAACACCCTCACGGTCGTCGGGCACCGGAGCGGCGCCGGCGGCCGGATCACCGGCCGGTACGACGACGCCGCCCTGTTCGACGCGATCGCCACCGCCGCCGACGCCCTGTCCGCCCCGCGCGACGGCCTCGACGAGCGCCGGCCCGAGGAGCGCCGGGCCGAGGCACTGGCCGAGATCTGCGCGCACGCGCTCGATCGCGGCACCGTCCCCGACACCGGTGGCCGCCGCCCGGTCATCAGCGTGCTGATCGGGCTCGACGACCTGCAGCGCCGCGCCCGCGCCGCCGTGCTCGACTTCGGCGGCACGACGACCCCGGAGAGCCTGCGGATGCTGGCCTGCGACGCAGGCATCGTCCCGATCGTCATGAACGGCGCGGGGCAGCCGCTCGACGTGGGCCGCACCCGGCGCACCGTCCCCGACGGGCTGCGCCGCGCCGTCACCGCCCGCGACCACGGCTGCGCGCACCCAGGCTGCGACCGGCCGCCGTCCTGGTGCGAGGTCCACCACATCGTTCCGTGGGAGACCGGCGGCGCCACCGCACTGGACAACAGCGTGATGCTCTGCAGGGTCCACCACCGCCTGATGCACCACTCGGAGTGGATCATCCGGATCCGGCACGGGCTGCCGGAGTTCGTCCCACCCCGGTGGATCGACCCGATGCAGCGACCCCGTAGCCGGCCCCGTCCGGCCGGCGCCGCATGA
- a CDS encoding YdcF family protein, whose protein sequence is MWIFYIFAACFAVAFVVGVVRDRRRFRNAVLLGFTAVCLGLGLIGEAYRLGPVAFDLFQVILLGTPALVVLILAIFLILNGVVMVRREGRRPGNLLSLLAGLACLPVPVLPLLGGYLGDNDPAVAATLIALLVVTYLGFLFCCYLAYSWFYGRLRPRPGFDFVVVLGSRLIGGRVPPLLASRLDRATSLWQTEIARGGAPLLVTSGGQGSDEPVPEAHAMADYLVSNGVPEESVVREDRSMTTFENLGNSHALMTERHPGYRCVVVTNNFHAFRAALMTRKAGVDGQVVGSQTAGYYWPSATIREFVAILVEHWIINAAVLVALVVLGAGVAYR, encoded by the coding sequence ATGTGGATCTTCTACATCTTCGCGGCCTGTTTCGCCGTCGCGTTCGTGGTCGGGGTGGTCCGCGACCGGCGCAGGTTCCGCAACGCCGTGCTGCTCGGCTTCACCGCGGTCTGCCTGGGCCTCGGGCTGATCGGGGAGGCCTACCGGCTCGGCCCGGTCGCGTTCGACCTCTTCCAGGTGATCCTGCTCGGCACCCCGGCGCTGGTCGTCCTGATCCTCGCGATCTTCCTGATCCTCAACGGCGTCGTGATGGTCCGGCGGGAGGGGCGCAGGCCGGGGAACCTGCTCTCGCTGCTCGCCGGCCTGGCCTGTCTCCCCGTCCCGGTCCTGCCGCTGCTCGGGGGGTATCTCGGGGACAACGATCCGGCTGTGGCGGCGACCCTCATCGCCCTGCTCGTCGTCACCTATCTCGGGTTCCTGTTCTGCTGCTACCTCGCCTACAGCTGGTTCTACGGCCGGCTGCGGCCCCGGCCCGGCTTCGACTTCGTCGTGGTGCTCGGATCGCGGCTGATCGGCGGCCGGGTACCGCCGCTGCTCGCGAGCCGGCTGGACCGGGCCACCTCGCTGTGGCAGACCGAGATCGCCAGGGGTGGCGCCCCGCTGCTCGTCACCTCCGGCGGGCAGGGCTCGGACGAGCCGGTGCCCGAGGCCCACGCGATGGCCGACTACCTGGTGTCGAACGGGGTGCCGGAGGAGTCGGTCGTGCGCGAGGACCGCTCGATGACGACATTCGAGAACCTCGGCAACAGCCACGCGCTCATGACGGAGCGGCACCCCGGGTACCGGTGCGTCGTGGTCACCAACAACTTCCACGCCTTCCGCGCGGCGCTGATGACCCGCAAGGCGGGCGTCGACGGCCAGGTGGTCGGGTCGCAGACGGCCGGCTACTACTGGCCCAGCGCCACCATCCGCGAGTTCGTCGCCATCCTGGTCGAGCACTGGATCATCAACGCCGCCGTCCTGGTGGCGCTCGTCGTGCTCGGCGCCGGAGTCGCGTACCGCTGA
- a CDS encoding LysE family translocator has protein sequence MPSTAAIVAFLLGTLVFVVVPGPSVLFIIGRAVALGRRAALATVAGNLSGVLVIVAAVSLGIGAVIERFAVALTVLKFAGAAYLIVLGVQAWRHRGDAPDPSDAATGRAGRRAFRQGLVVGLTNPKAIVFFAAVLPQFVDPSRGTAAGQMLVLGLLFCALASMVDLGWALGAGSARDWFARSPGRLRATGGAGGLALVGMGIGVAATGRPD, from the coding sequence GTGCCCAGTACCGCGGCGATCGTCGCGTTTCTGCTCGGAACCCTCGTCTTCGTCGTCGTGCCGGGTCCGAGTGTCCTGTTCATCATCGGCCGGGCCGTCGCGCTCGGCCGCCGCGCCGCGCTCGCGACGGTGGCTGGGAACCTCTCCGGCGTGCTGGTGATCGTCGCCGCGGTCTCGCTGGGGATCGGTGCGGTCATCGAGCGCTTCGCCGTCGCGCTGACCGTGCTGAAGTTCGCCGGGGCCGCGTACCTCATCGTGCTGGGTGTGCAGGCGTGGCGGCACCGCGGCGACGCGCCCGATCCGTCGGATGCGGCCACCGGGCGCGCCGGGCGGCGGGCGTTCCGGCAGGGGCTGGTCGTGGGGCTCACGAACCCCAAGGCGATCGTCTTCTTCGCGGCGGTGCTGCCGCAGTTCGTCGATCCCTCCCGGGGCACGGCAGCCGGTCAGATGCTCGTTCTCGGTCTGCTGTTCTGCGCACTGGCCTCCATGGTGGACCTGGGGTGGGCGCTCGGCGCGGGCAGCGCCCGCGACTGGTTCGCGCGCTCCCCGGGGCGGCTCCGGGCGACCGGCGGGGCGGGTGGCCTCGCGCTCGTCGGGATGGGGATCGGGGTCGCGGCGACCGGCCGGCCGGACTGA
- a CDS encoding RidA family protein: MPKTVTLIRSATLSDVAEYAYAATAPADARLIFLAGACPLNPDGSTAAVGDYAGQARAAFDTMRTALADAGAAVDDVISTRVLVASTRQSDLVAAWEAVRDRFGDHDPPSTLFGVTVLGYDDQLVEIEAVAAVRDPS, translated from the coding sequence ATGCCGAAGACCGTGACCCTGATCCGCTCCGCCACCCTGTCCGACGTCGCCGAATACGCCTACGCCGCGACCGCCCCGGCCGACGCACGGCTGATCTTCCTGGCCGGGGCCTGCCCGCTGAACCCGGACGGCAGCACCGCCGCGGTCGGTGACTACGCCGGCCAGGCCCGGGCCGCCTTCGACACCATGCGCACCGCGCTCGCCGACGCCGGCGCCGCCGTCGACGACGTCATCAGCACCCGGGTGCTGGTCGCCTCGACGCGCCAGTCGGACCTCGTGGCGGCCTGGGAGGCCGTCCGGGACCGGTTCGGCGACCACGACCCGCCGAGCACGCTGTTCGGCGTCACCGTGCTCGGCTACGACGACCAGCTGGTCGAGATCGAGGCGGTCGCCGCGGTGCGCGACCCGTCCTGA
- a CDS encoding VOC family protein, whose translation MTRRPGLLGVHDVDLPDWRRLLGALHARYEVGSFAARAAFVAEVAELCDPGDAPARVELDARRVGLMLRDDEAGGVTAREVRLADGISALARAHQLAAVPAQVLELALDTPSRDAVLPFWTAVLDGREADGAVVDPAGALPPLWFQETGSSEPGRQWFHLDVTVPPEVADRRIAAAVAAGGRVVDDSRAPAFVVLADPDGNRVCVCTELGRD comes from the coding sequence GTGACACGACGCCCCGGCCTGCTCGGAGTCCACGACGTCGACCTGCCGGACTGGCGCCGGCTGCTGGGTGCGCTGCACGCCCGTTACGAGGTGGGCTCGTTCGCGGCCCGTGCCGCGTTCGTCGCAGAGGTTGCGGAGCTCTGCGATCCGGGCGACGCCCCGGCGCGGGTCGAGCTGGACGCGCGGCGGGTCGGCCTGATGCTGCGCGACGACGAGGCCGGTGGGGTGACCGCGCGAGAGGTACGGCTGGCGGACGGGATCAGCGCGCTCGCCCGCGCACACCAGCTCGCCGCCGTCCCGGCGCAGGTGCTGGAGCTCGCCCTGGACACCCCGTCACGGGACGCGGTGCTGCCGTTCTGGACGGCGGTCCTCGACGGCCGCGAGGCCGACGGCGCCGTGGTCGATCCGGCGGGCGCGCTCCCGCCGCTGTGGTTCCAGGAGACCGGGTCGTCGGAGCCCGGCCGGCAGTGGTTCCATCTCGACGTCACGGTCCCGCCGGAGGTGGCCGACCGGCGGATCGCCGCCGCGGTCGCCGCGGGCGGACGGGTCGTCGACGACAGCCGGGCCCCGGCCTTCGTGGTGCTCGCCGACCCGGACGGAAACCGGGTGTGCGTCTGTACCGAGCTGGGCCGGGACTGA
- a CDS encoding glycosyltransferase: MRVLVLAPGSTGDVAPYTGLGRRLTADGHHVAVAANERFRAMVTDAGLEFRLLRGDPEAGNTTADGRRRHVPPGLDRCLPRRGPAPPPHRRPAHRCARRRDPRGALPASRRGAAAHRGGGGRRRARVGGAAVTRRPDAELTQPGRAEPGPACAGQR; the protein is encoded by the coding sequence ATGCGGGTTCTGGTCCTTGCACCCGGGTCGACCGGCGACGTCGCCCCGTACACCGGACTGGGCCGGCGACTGACCGCCGACGGCCACCACGTCGCGGTCGCCGCCAACGAACGGTTCCGCGCCATGGTCACGGACGCCGGCCTGGAGTTCCGGCTCCTGCGCGGCGACCCCGAGGCCGGGAACACCACCGCCGACGGCCGGCGCCGGCACGTCCCGCCTGGTCTCGATCGGTGCCTCCCCCGGCGCGGTCCCGCTCCGCCGCCTCACCGCCGACCGGCTCACCGATGCGCTCGTCGCCGCGACCCGCGAGGAGCGCTACCGGCGTCGCGCCGGGGAGCTGCAGCGCATCGTGGAGGCGGAGGACGGCGCCGGGCGCGTGTCGGCGGTGCTGCCGTCACTCGTCGACCGGACGCGGAGCTGACGCAACCCGGCCGGGCCGAACCCGGCCCGGCCTGTGCCGGGCAGCGATGA
- a CDS encoding dihydrofolate reductase family protein, with the protein MAQLLRVQNFTVSADGFGAGSDQSLDRPFGHADPGEMFAWAGATASWPGRTDSGGSRGLDDYLTRDFTHHIGAEIMGRNKFSPQRGPWPDLEWRGWWGDEPPFHTPVFVLTHHDRPSFTLSDTTFHFVNGEPAAVLEKARQAANGKDVRLGGGASVVRQFLDADLVDTLHVAVLPWTLGSGTRLWESPDELRERFHLDVVPSSSGVTHHLFWRR; encoded by the coding sequence GTGGCCCAACTTCTCAGAGTCCAGAACTTCACCGTCTCGGCGGACGGCTTCGGCGCCGGCAGCGATCAGAGTCTCGATCGGCCGTTCGGCCACGCCGACCCGGGCGAGATGTTCGCGTGGGCCGGCGCCACCGCGAGCTGGCCCGGCCGGACCGACTCGGGTGGGAGCCGCGGCCTCGACGACTACCTCACCCGCGACTTCACCCACCACATCGGAGCCGAGATCATGGGGCGCAACAAGTTCAGCCCCCAGCGTGGGCCCTGGCCCGATCTCGAATGGCGCGGCTGGTGGGGCGACGAACCGCCGTTCCACACCCCGGTGTTCGTACTGACCCACCATGATCGTCCGTCGTTCACGCTGAGCGACACGACCTTCCACTTCGTGAACGGCGAACCGGCCGCGGTGCTGGAGAAGGCACGACAGGCCGCGAACGGCAAGGACGTCCGTCTCGGTGGTGGGGCGTCCGTCGTCCGCCAGTTCCTCGACGCGGACCTCGTCGACACCCTGCACGTGGCGGTCCTGCCGTGGACGCTCGGATCCGGGACGCGGCTCTGGGAGTCCCCCGACGAACTGCGTGAGCGCTTCCACCTCGACGTCGTGCCCAGTTCGAGCGGGGTGACCCACCACCTGTTCTGGCGGCGGTGA
- a CDS encoding AAA family ATPase, translating into MTARPAPRPAPATYLITGIQAAGKSSVAQALATRLPAPAVHVHGDQFRRWIVTGRADMSPDPTTDAIDQLRLRHRITAATCDQYAGAGFHVVAQDVLLGPHLRFTVDLISSRPLHVVVLAPSPDAIAGREAGRAKDSYDRWTIEQLDHGLRHETPRIGLWLDSSDLGVDETVDAILARHEESLVARPEQ; encoded by the coding sequence GTGACCGCTCGCCCTGCTCCTCGGCCCGCGCCGGCGACCTACCTCATCACCGGCATTCAGGCCGCCGGGAAGTCCTCCGTCGCCCAGGCGCTCGCGACCCGGCTGCCCGCACCTGCGGTCCACGTCCACGGCGACCAGTTCCGGCGCTGGATCGTCACCGGGCGGGCCGACATGAGCCCCGACCCGACGACCGACGCGATCGATCAGCTCCGCCTCCGTCACCGGATCACCGCAGCCACCTGCGACCAGTACGCCGGCGCGGGGTTCCACGTCGTCGCCCAGGACGTGCTCCTCGGACCGCACCTTCGGTTCACCGTCGATCTCATCAGCTCGCGGCCGCTGCATGTCGTCGTCCTGGCGCCGAGCCCCGATGCGATCGCCGGCCGCGAGGCGGGGCGGGCGAAGGACAGCTACGACCGGTGGACCATCGAGCAGCTCGACCACGGCCTGCGCCACGAGACTCCGCGCATCGGACTCTGGCTCGACAGTTCCGACCTCGGCGTCGACGAGACCGTCGATGCGATCCTGGCCCGCCATGAGGAGTCGCTCGTGGCCCGGCCCGAACAGTAG
- a CDS encoding MarR family winged helix-turn-helix transcriptional regulator — MPTSDEQSAMTLVHQLRAVTVELDLLGAEFARKHRLHPTDLRALIHLLDAERAGISATPTWLTEQMALDASSVTALIGRLVKAGHVRRYRDPSDGRRVLLEVDEQAVALGWSFFGPLIKDLVGTLRSFEPADLDAVTRFLAAAVAAIERQRSQRDDRTGEAPRRG; from the coding sequence ATGCCGACGAGCGACGAGCAGTCCGCCATGACGCTGGTCCACCAGCTCCGGGCGGTCACCGTGGAACTGGATCTACTCGGTGCGGAGTTCGCGCGGAAGCACCGTCTGCATCCCACCGATCTACGAGCGTTGATTCATCTGCTCGATGCCGAGCGAGCCGGCATCTCGGCCACGCCCACCTGGCTCACCGAGCAGATGGCGCTCGACGCGTCGTCGGTGACCGCGCTGATCGGGCGCCTGGTGAAAGCGGGGCACGTCCGCCGGTACCGCGACCCGTCGGACGGGCGGCGTGTGCTGCTGGAGGTCGACGAGCAGGCCGTCGCCTTGGGCTGGTCCTTCTTCGGACCGCTGATCAAGGACCTGGTCGGCACGCTGCGCTCCTTCGAGCCCGCCGACCTCGATGCAGTCACCCGATTCCTCGCTGCTGCGGTCGCGGCGATCGAACGGCAGCGGTCGCAGCGCGACGACCGGACGGGCGAGGCCCCGAGACGCGGCTGA
- a CDS encoding alpha/beta fold hydrolase: MPEQGSPGQVRPAFTSATARDEFFAAYAAVLAQWPVAAGCRDVPSDFGLTHVHVAGPADAPPLLLLHGGGATSTVWFNNIAALAENHRVYAVDQIGDAGRSVHEGRPLHDSADLMAWLDSLLDGLDLPVTALAGHSYGAWLALSYTLHAPRRIRRLVLLDPTDCLVGMPLAYLIRAVPQFVRPGAQAIRSFFRWETDGAPLDPAWLHLAALGGEVRTTKVVLPRRPSEDRLRTLTNPTLVLLGERSRALDARKAALAAERLLPDASVSIVPGQSHHTMPTHDADAINSAIVTHLR, from the coding sequence ATGCCCGAGCAAGGCTCGCCGGGACAGGTTCGTCCGGCATTCACGAGCGCGACCGCGCGAGACGAGTTCTTCGCCGCCTACGCGGCGGTGCTCGCCCAGTGGCCCGTCGCGGCCGGCTGCCGCGACGTCCCATCGGACTTCGGCCTCACGCACGTGCATGTCGCAGGTCCGGCCGACGCACCGCCGCTGCTGCTCCTGCACGGCGGCGGCGCGACGAGCACCGTGTGGTTCAACAACATCGCCGCGCTGGCCGAGAATCATCGCGTGTACGCCGTCGATCAGATCGGCGACGCCGGCAGGAGCGTGCACGAGGGCCGGCCGCTGCACGACTCGGCCGACCTGATGGCGTGGCTGGACTCCCTCCTCGACGGGCTCGACCTCCCCGTCACAGCACTGGCCGGGCACTCGTACGGAGCGTGGCTCGCCTTGAGCTACACGCTGCACGCGCCCCGGCGGATCCGCAGGCTCGTCCTGCTCGACCCGACCGATTGCCTGGTCGGCATGCCGCTGGCGTACCTGATCCGCGCCGTCCCCCAGTTCGTGCGCCCCGGCGCACAGGCGATCCGGAGCTTCTTCCGCTGGGAGACCGACGGTGCACCGCTCGACCCTGCATGGCTGCACCTGGCGGCGCTCGGCGGGGAGGTCCGCACCACGAAGGTGGTCCTGCCTCGGCGTCCTTCCGAAGACCGGCTGCGCACCCTCACGAATCCAACCCTGGTGCTGCTGGGCGAGCGCTCGCGCGCACTCGATGCGAGAAAGGCCGCCCTGGCCGCCGAGCGGCTCCTACCGGACGCCTCGGTATCCATCGTGCCCGGGCAGAGCCACCACACCATGCCGACCCACGACGCGGATGCGATCAACAGTGCGATCGTGACGCACCTGCGCTGA